Proteins co-encoded in one Phalacrocorax carbo chromosome 5, bPhaCar2.1, whole genome shotgun sequence genomic window:
- the CHRNA1 gene encoding acetylcholine receptor subunit alpha, producing MMKVHCVFLLISTAGLALCYEHETRLVEDLFRDYNKVVRPVEDHRDAVVVTLGLQLIQLISVDEVNQIVTTNVRLKQQWTDVNLKWNPDDYGGVKKIRIPSDDIWRPDLVLYNNADGDFAIVKYTKVLLEHTGLITWTPPAIFKSYCEIIVTHFPFDQQNCSMKLGTWTYDGTVVIINPESDRPDLSNFMESGEWVMKDYRGWKHWVYYACCPDTPYLDITYHFLMQRLPLYFIVNVIIPCLLFSFLTGLVFYLPTDSGEKMTLSISVLLSLTVFLLVIVELIPSTSSAVPLIGKYMLFTMVFVIASIIITVIVINTHHRSPSTHTMPHWVRKIFIDTIPNVMFFSTMKRPSRDKQEKNIFAEDIDISEISGKPGSVPVNFYSPLTKNPDVKNAIEGIKYIAETMRSDQEASNAAEEWKFVAMVVDHLLLGIFMLVCIIGTLAVFAGRLIELNQQG from the exons ATGATGAAGGTCCATTGTGTATTCCTCCTCATCTCCACAG ctgggctggcccTGTGCTATGAACATGAGACTCGCCTCGTTGAGGACTTGTTCAGGGACTACAACAAGGTGGTGCGCCCAGTGGAGGACCATCGGGATGCTGTTGTTGTCACCCTTGGGCTGCAGCTCATTCAGCTTATTAGCGTG gatgaaGTAAATCAGATTGTAACAACCAACGTACGCCTGAAACAG CAATGGACAGATGTCAACCTCAAGTGGAATCCAGATGACTATGGTGGCGTGAAAAAAATCCGCATCCCATCAGATGATATCTGGCGGCCAGACCTTGTTCTCTACAACAA CGCAGATGGTGATTTTGCCATTGTTAAATACACCAAAGTCCTTCTGGAGCACACAGGCCTGATCACCTGGACACCaccagctatttttaaaagttactgtGAAATTATAGTCACGCACTTCCCATTTGACCAGCAGAATTGCAGTATGAAGTTGGGAACTTGGACGTATGATGGTACAGTGGTTATTATTAACCCG GAGAGTGATCGTCCAGATCTGAGTAACTTCATGGAGAGTGGGGAGTGGGTGATGAAGGACTACCGTGGCTGGAAGCACTGGGTTTACTACGCTTGCTGTCCTGACACCCCCTACCTGGATATCACCTACCACTTCCTCATGCAGCGCCTGCCTCTCTACTTCATTGTGAATGTCAtcattccctgcctgctcttCTCCTTTTTAACTGGGTTAGTTTTTTACCTACCCACAGATTCAG GTGAGAAAATGACTCTCAGCATCTCTGTCCTGCTGTCTTTGACTGTGTTCCTTCTGGTTATCGTGGAGCTCATTCCCTCCACCTCCAGTGCAGTGCCTCTGATAGGCAAATACATGTTGTTTACAATGGTGTTTGTCATCGCTTCAATCATCATCACGGTCATCGTCATCAACACCCACCACCGCTCCCCAAGCACTCACACCATGCCGCACTGGGTCAGGAAG ATCTTTATTGACACAATCCCAAATGTCATGTTTTTCTCTACAATGAAACGACCATCCAGGgataaacaagagaaaaatatttttgcagaagacattgatatttctgaaatttctggGAAGCCAGGTTCTGTGCCTGTCAACTTCTACTCCCCGCTTACCAAAAATCCAGATGTGAAAAACGCTATAGAGGGAATCAAATACATTGCGGAAACAATGAGATCAGACCAAGAAGCCAGTAAT GCTGCAGAAGAATGGAAGTTTGTTGCGATGGTGGTTGATCATCTTCTCCTTGGCATATTTATGCTAGTTTGTATTATAGGAACATTAGCTGTATTTGCTGGTCGCCTTATTGAATTAAATCAGCAAGGATGA